The following are encoded together in the Babylonia areolata isolate BAREFJ2019XMU chromosome 18, ASM4173473v1, whole genome shotgun sequence genome:
- the LOC143292598 gene encoding polycomb protein suz12-like: MRPKKRQLDSIPTPEPTPDNIEADHELFLQAFEKPTQIYRYLRSRHVVLPVFLPRTLCYMKERSSVSNKKRKTFKVDSILATVSAKHQKDQHKNKPDALTVKFTGFFSPDVQTDAEHADVEIQMLKNGHRKRKSANAPCPSQVSLGKTRLPINPSLASSADNGSTITHRFTPSNGNLARSAGLFVKVTCPIRHNLPNGLYNGDLHCYDEPPQKRRKNGRVSYHEEEPLLLGAALRVYDRNCQCLLGNGQYQVVLSDLQPREVPPGRAASWLSVEDTQALEPFEVFDKLPTIKFTLAWDEGGSNSNHSHDNSSPRGPSYLSGTKANKIRENQTTPRKRMKLQYIFQYGNGELMRQQTEVREDLRCPWCSLLCPTLFGLLKHLRLSHPRFNFIYVPQQKGGQIEVTLNDMYDGSYVGNPQDVHSHIGYAFSRLGPVRRSPVTHVIVYRPKRPLPSLTEFYEPETDGTINRQIIQGHNRLYFHSVTCQPMRPQEIDLDSEDENSPPWLYQKTVMMIDEFTDVNEGEKELMKMWNVHIMKHDYIADCQIPKACFSFVEEHGREVLEKKLARNLLVHLVNLFDFSLIRPEVVQRTFAMLENLRDSMELA; encoded by the exons ATGAGACCCAAAAAGCGACAATTGGATAGTATACCAACTCCGGAACCCACCCCGGACAACATTGAGGCCGATCATGAGCTCTTTTTACAAGCATTTGAAA AGCCAACTCAGATCTACAGGTATCTACGATCCAGGCACGTTGTTTTG CCGGTATTTCTGCCGAGAACATTGTGCTACATGAAAGAAAGATCTTCGGTTTCAAATAAGAAAAG GAAAACTTTCAAAGTCGACTCCATTCTCGCTACTGTGAGTGCGAAGCACCAGAAAGACCAACACAA AAATAAACCAGATGCTCTGACAGTCAAATTCACTGGGTTCTTCAGTCCTGATG TCCAGACTGATGCGGAACATGCGGATGTGGAAATACAAATGCTGAAAAATggacacaggaaaagaaag TCAGCTAATGCACCATGTCCATCTCAAGTCAGCCTTGGAAAAACAAGATTGCCCATCAACCCCAGCCTGGCTTCATCAGCAGACAATGGGTCCACCATCACTCATAGATTCACACCCTCCAATGGCAATCTGGCACGTTCAGCAGGTCTCTTTGTGAAGGTTACATGTCCTATCAGACACAACCTACCAAATGGACTGTACAATGGAGATTTGCATTGTTATG ATGAGCCTCCCCAAAAGAGGAGGAAAAATGGTCGTGTGTCATACCATGAAGAGGAGCCATTGCTGTTGGGAGCAGCACTGAGAGTGTATGACCGCAACTGTCAGTGCTTGTTGGGCAATGGGCAGTACCAAGTGGTGCTGTCTGATCTTCAGCCCCGTGAAGTGCCACCTGGGAGAGCTGCATCATGGCTATCGGTGGAGGACACGCAG GCTTTGGAACCATTTGAAGTGTTTGACAAACTTCCTACCATTAAATTCACCCTTGCTTGGGATGAAGGAGGCAGCAACTCAAACCATTCTCATGACAACTCATCTCCCAGGGGGCCATCTTATTTATCAG GTACCAAAGCCAACAAAATAAGAGAAAATCAGACAACCCCACGAAAACGGATGAAGCTGCAGTACATTTTCCAGTACGGCAATGGAGAGTTGATGCGACAGCAGACAGAAGTGCGGGAAGACCTGAGATGTCCTTGGTGCTCTCTGCTGTGTCCAACTCTCTTCGGTCTCCTCAAACATCTCAGGCTATCACACCCACGTTTTAACTTTATTTATGTG CCTCAGCAGAAAGGTGGTCAGATAGAAGTGACACTGAACGACATGTACGATGGGTCTTATGTTGGAAACCCTCAGGATGTTCATTCACACATTGGCTATGCTTTCAGTCGTCTAGGTCCAGTGCGTCGATCACCAGTCACTCATGTCATTGTGTACAG ACCAAAGCGGCCACTCCCCTCTCTGACAGAGTTCTATGAACCGGAAACAGATGGAACAATCAACAGACAGATCATACAGGGTCATAACAG GCTTTATTTTCATTCAGTGACATGCCAGCCCATGAGGCCTCAAGAGATTGATCTGGACAGTGAAGATGAGAACAGCCCACCCTGGCTCTACCAAAAAACAGTGATG ATGATTGATGAATTCACAGATGTGAATGAAGGTGAAAAGGAGTTGATGAAGATGTGGAATGTACATATCATGAAACATGA TTACATTGCTGACTGTCAGATACCAAAGGCATGCTTCTCATTTGTGGAAGAGCATGGCAGAGAGGTCCTAGAGAAGAAACTTGCCCGCAACTTACTTGTCCATCTGGTCAACTTGTTTGATTTTAGCCTTATCCGTCCAGAAGTTGTCCAACGGACATTTGCTATGCTGGAGAATCTCAGGGATTCCATGGAACTAGCATGA